In the genome of Chryseobacterium sp. 52, the window GTCCAATAATGAACCTTTCCCTCCGTTTCCTTTAATTTTTCCTACGATACCTTTGGTTCCAACTGATGAAACTTCTGTAATTCCCTGGTAAAGCTCTCCATGGAACATGTGTTTATCATAGATTTCTTCAGGTGTTCTCTCAATAGGTAAAAGATCTCCTGTTGAAAGATTGAAAGCAGGAGCAGGGCGGGCAGATGAGGTTAATACGACCTCAGCATTCACAAAGTTTTCAATATCAAGATAAGCATGATTCGGTGAGCGCCATTCCCCTTTTACTGTTTTTTCAAAAGGTTTGGCAACATTCATCCATTGAAATACGCTCACATTCATGATTTTATGAACCTGTGTTCCCTGCATTTCTGCCTGTGCGATTTCTGCCAATTGTTCAAAAATCATCGTCATTGGAATCACGGGCTCCATATCAGCGACTTCAGACCATCCTTTTGGCTGTCGTAATAAACTGTGATCAATCAGGTAAGGGTGACTTTCCAAAGTAACATGCAGAGATTTCGAGAAGTTCTTGCTGATTGATGCTTTTGGTAAAACAATATTTGGAATTGTTGCTTCCGGACGATTATGAAACAGGGTCAACACTTCTTCCTGCATCCGGATCATATCTGTGATATTGTCCTGGAATGCCTGTACAAGCGGATGTCCGGTTTTAGCAACCGTCGCAGAAACAGGATTTTGTTTAGGCCTGTCAAAAGATTGGGCCAAAGTTTTAATTTCTTTAAAATCACGGATAATCGGGGAACCTAATTGCAGCTTAATCCCTTTTCCTGAGGATTTTTTTGAAGATTTATGCAATTCTAAAAAGTCAAGGGCTACCTCTTTCCCTTCCACAAACAATGCGGCTACCACACGCTGCAGCTGAGCCAGTGCAGATCGCGTTGGTACACTGGATGCAATGGTACTGAATGCTTTTCCTTTCAATGTATCATCAATAAATCCGATTAATCCTCCGGTTCCTATCTGAATAAAGAATCTCGCTCCTTCTTCATAAAGTTTATCCGTCAGTTCACGGAAACGGACCGGCTGAACGAGATGCTCGGCACTCAGTTTCCGGATAGCGTCCTGATCTGCAGGATATGGTTCTAAAGTCGTTGCGGACCATAAAGGAATTTTTGTCTTTTGAAACTGTGCCTTTTCCATTCCCGCTAAGATCACATCCAGTTTATCTGCAATAAAAGGCGAGTGAAAACCGGATTGGAACGGCAATATCTGATGAAAGATCTGTTTTGATTTTAATAAAGGAACCAATTCATCCAGTGCAGCATTACTTCCACAAAGAATAACCTGATTCGGGCAATTGTCATTGGAAATATAGACGTTGGAAATCTCTTCTATGAGAGGCTTGATTGTATCGATGCCTGCTCCAATGGCAATAAATCTGGAATCTTTTAATTCAAAAGTTTCGGGATTAAGTACATCGATCAGTGCCTTGACAGAATTGACTTCCGCCAGTTCGGAGGAATATCCGGCCAGCCATTCTCCCAAGCTGTGCCCGGCATTCATATCCGGTACAATTCCCAGCTTTTTTAATGCATTATCCAGGATGCTGCATGTATTGAAAATACCCAACGCATCGTTTAATAAACCTTCTCCTTCCGTTTCAATAGGTTCCGTCAATCCGAAATAACGGCTGACACTTTCAACTTCGCCTTTCGCCAGGCCGTCTAAGCCCGGAAATACGAAGGCTACTTTATCCCCATCCTTTAACAGAGGGGAATTTGTATACCAAATATCCTGTTTATTGCGCCAAGGGTTGTTTTTGGCCACAATTTTAATTGCTTTTTCTATTCTTTCAGGGGTCGGATCAAAGAGAGCAATCCTATAATCTCCCTCTCCTAACCTGCTTTCATTATTGCGTAAAGCAGCGAGTAATTCTTCATGGGTTGTTCTTGCCAAAACTAATACACGGTCTTTTTTCGGCATATCATAGCCTTCAAGGACGACGTGTGCATTGATCCCTCCAAATCCAAAAGCATTGACTGCCGCTACTTTCGGCAAGCCTGTTTTTGACCAGTTTTTCGGTTCCTGTACCGGTGCAAAACGGGTTTGCTGCATATCCGCAGTTGGATTTTCACAGTATAAGGTAGGTGGCAAGGTATCATGGTGGAGTGCCAGACAGGTTTTGATTAATCCTGCTATTCCTGCAGCCGGCATCGCATGTCCTATATTCGATTTTACAGAGCCAATCCCTGCCACCGGAGCAGCTTCTTCTTTTCCAAAAAACTGAGCTAAGGTCTGAAGTTCTGTTTTGTCTCCAAGTGGTGTTCCTGTTCCATGGGCTTCCAGATAACCGATCTGTTTTTCATCTAAATCAGCATTGATCCAGGCTTGTTGTAAAGCTTTGAGCTGACCTTTAACGGATGGGCTCATCACACTGGTCCCGTTTCCGTCGCTGCTTACCCCAACTCCCTTGATTACGGCATAGATTTTATCTTTGTCACGTACAGCATCTTCCAGTCTTTTTAACACGACGAAACCGCAGCCTTCTCCAATTAACAATCCGTCGGCATCACTGCTGAAAGGTTTGATCTTTTGCTGGTGCGATAAAGCGCCCAGTTGTGAGAAGATACTCCAGAAAGCCGCATTCTGCCCTGTATGTACACCTCCTGCGATCACCATATCACAGCGTCCGCGGTTGAGTTCCTGTACTGCATGATCCACCGCAATTAAGGCACTGGCACAGGCAGCATCTACCGTAAAAGCAGCGCCACCCAAATTGAATCGGTT includes:
- a CDS encoding type I polyketide synthase, with the translated sequence MKKTDVAVIGLSCVFPGAQDANTFWQNIVNKVDSTESVPADRIDPVHFSDNAGSVDRFYCKRGGFISDYEFDPTAFGILPLAVEGTEPDHLLTLDLVQKALDDAGVFEKHISLEKTGIIIGKGNYTGPGATRAIEIVRTGEQISSLLQELLPQVSSEDIEKVKHAFQERKGRFAADTAMGLIPNLVASLVANRFNLGGAAFTVDAACASALIAVDHAVQELNRGRCDMVIAGGVHTGQNAAFWSIFSQLGALSHQQKIKPFSSDADGLLIGEGCGFVVLKRLEDAVRDKDKIYAVIKGVGVSSDGNGTSVMSPSVKGQLKALQQAWINADLDEKQIGYLEAHGTGTPLGDKTELQTLAQFFGKEEAAPVAGIGSVKSNIGHAMPAAGIAGLIKTCLALHHDTLPPTLYCENPTADMQQTRFAPVQEPKNWSKTGLPKVAAVNAFGFGGINAHVVLEGYDMPKKDRVLVLARTTHEELLAALRNNESRLGEGDYRIALFDPTPERIEKAIKIVAKNNPWRNKQDIWYTNSPLLKDGDKVAFVFPGLDGLAKGEVESVSRYFGLTEPIETEGEGLLNDALGIFNTCSILDNALKKLGIVPDMNAGHSLGEWLAGYSSELAEVNSVKALIDVLNPETFELKDSRFIAIGAGIDTIKPLIEEISNVYISNDNCPNQVILCGSNAALDELVPLLKSKQIFHQILPFQSGFHSPFIADKLDVILAGMEKAQFQKTKIPLWSATTLEPYPADQDAIRKLSAEHLVQPVRFRELTDKLYEEGARFFIQIGTGGLIGFIDDTLKGKAFSTIASSVPTRSALAQLQRVVAALFVEGKEVALDFLELHKSSKKSSGKGIKLQLGSPIIRDFKEIKTLAQSFDRPKQNPVSATVAKTGHPLVQAFQDNITDMIRMQEEVLTLFHNRPEATIPNIVLPKASISKNFSKSLHVTLESHPYLIDHSLLRQPKGWSEVADMEPVIPMTMIFEQLAEIAQAEMQGTQVHKIMNVSVFQWMNVAKPFEKTVKGEWRSPNHAYLDIENFVNAEVVLTSSARPAPAFNLSTGDLLPIERTPEEIYDKHMFHGELYQGITEVSSVGTKGIVGKIKGNGGKGSLLDNAGQLFGLWLQLTLTKDRIAFPVKIRDIEFFGEMEDQDGIFECTCMLTELNEEFVIADIILKREGKVWCAISGWQNRRLEIDEPLWNVSMSPLHNRLSEEIAPEVFFFHQAYTRVASWDFILKRYFNQTEKKYHQQLLPNRKKNWMVSRVAVKDAVRHLLKQEKNHPCYPITFEIGSDEVGKPYLIGDITEDIHISLAHKGKEAVGIARHGGPVGIDMEIIEERSSGFYDLVFTDHELTLLKDRDQAEWTTRFWVAKEAYGKFLGTGLKGNPKKIEVTHIEGDHLWISQTEIKTIKHKNYIIGWTL